A single window of Actinoallomurus bryophytorum DNA harbors:
- a CDS encoding helix-turn-helix domain-containing protein: protein MRELLAANLRHARTRRNLSLSELSRLSKIGKATLSQLEAGAGNPTIETVFSLSRALEVPISDLLDQRRGNGLTVVRAAEVEALSGEGVDLHPLRSIVTGDTVFEVYDQVVRSRQDSLGHLGTEHTIVQAGRLGVRVDGREVELGPGDYVGFDALLPHGYTALDGPVRSVLLLQYRSDQRLHSTPGCSAGS, encoded by the coding sequence GTGCGAGAGCTGCTTGCCGCCAACCTCCGGCACGCCCGTACGCGGCGGAATCTGTCGCTGTCCGAGCTGTCACGCCTCTCGAAGATCGGCAAGGCGACGCTCTCGCAGCTGGAGGCCGGCGCGGGCAACCCCACGATCGAGACGGTCTTCAGCCTGTCCCGTGCGCTGGAGGTGCCGATCTCGGACCTGCTCGACCAGCGCCGGGGCAACGGCCTGACGGTCGTACGTGCCGCCGAGGTCGAGGCGCTGAGCGGCGAGGGCGTCGACCTGCACCCGCTGCGCAGCATCGTGACCGGCGACACGGTCTTCGAGGTGTACGACCAGGTGGTCCGGTCGCGGCAGGACTCCCTCGGCCACCTGGGAACCGAACACACGATCGTGCAGGCGGGCCGGCTGGGCGTCCGGGTCGACGGCCGCGAGGTGGAACTGGGCCCGGGCGACTACGTCGGCTTCGACGCGCTGCTGCCACACGGCTACACGGCCCTGGACGGCCCCGTACGCTCGGTGCTCCTCCTGCAGTACCGCTCCGACCAGCGCCTGCACTCCACCCCGGGCTGCTCGGCCGGGTCCTGA